The following proteins are encoded in a genomic region of Phragmites australis chromosome 9, lpPhrAust1.1, whole genome shotgun sequence:
- the LOC133929776 gene encoding protein BONZAI 3-like produces MDKFQEKVQHTFLDYISSGFELNFMVALDFTASNGDPRAPQSSHYIDSSGRLNSYQQEILGVGEVLQFYDTDRRFPAWGFGAKTQGHVSHCFNLNTTTNGCEVVGVEGIMSAYATTLYSVSLPGPTMFGPVINKAAEIASQSLQKYANNKYFVLLIITDGVLTDIQETKDCIVRASDLPPSVLIVGVGNADFKQMEILDADNGRRLESSTGRIATRDIVQFVPMREVQGDQISVVQSLLEELPGQFLTYMRSRGIKLQAPGHASAPVYPPQQ; encoded by the exons ATGGATAAGTTTCAGGAAAAAGTCCAGCATACTTTCTTGGACTATATTTCCAGTGGATTTGAGCTCAATTTTATGGTGGCTTTAGATTTTACTG CTTCTAATGGTGACCCCCGCGCACCACAGTCTTCGCACTACATTGACTCCTCCGGCAGACTTAATTCATACCAACAG GAAATCCTAGGGGTTGGCGAGGTTCTGCAGTTTTATGACACTGATAGGCGATTCCCTGCATGGGGTTTCGGTGCAAAGACACAAGGGCATGTATCGCATTGCTTTAACTTGAATACAACTACCAATGGCTGTGAG GTTGTTGGAGTTGAAGGCATCATGTCAGCGTACGCCACTACTCTTTACAGTGTTTCCCTTCCCGGGCCAACTATGTTTGGGCCTGTGATCAACAAAGCTGCAGAAATTGCAAGCCAGTCCCTTCAAAAATACGCAAACAATAAATATTTTGTCTTGCTCATTATCACG GATGGAGTTCTCACTGACAttcaagaaacaaaagattGTATTGTAAGGGCATCAGATTTGCCACCGTCAGTTCTCATCGTTGGCGTCGGAAATGCGGATTTCAAACAAATGGAG ATCCTAGACGCAGACAACGGTAGGCGACTGGAAAGCTCGACTGGCAGGATTGCGACACGCGACATCGTCCAGTTTGTTCCCATGAGGGAGGTCCAAG GTGACCAGATCTCCGTTGTCCAATCTCTTCTGGAAGAGCTGCCCGGTCAGTTCCTGACGTACATGCGCAGCCGGGGCATCAAGCTGCAAGCTCCTGGGCATGCTTCGGCGCCCGTTTACCCTCCTCAACAATGA
- the LOC133928781 gene encoding elongation factor 1-alpha-like: MGKEKTHINIVVIGHVDSGKSTTTGHLIYKLGGIDKRVIERFEKEAAEMNKRSFKYAWVLDKLKAERERGITIDIALWKFETTKYYCTVIDAPGHRDFIKNMITGTSQADCAVLIIDSTTGGFEAGISKDGQTREHALLAFTLGVKQMICCCNKMDATTPKYSKARYDEIVKEVSSYLKKVGYNPDKIPFVPISGFEGDNMIERSTNLDWYKGPTLLEALDQINEPKRPSDKPLRLPLQDVYKIGGIGTVPVGRVETGVLKPGMVVTFGPSGLTTEVKSVEMHHEALQEALPGDNVGFNVKNVAVKDIKRGYVASNSKDDPAKEAASFTSQVIIMNHPGQIGNGYAPVLDCHTSHIAVKFAELLTKIDRRSGKELEKEPKFLKNGDAGMVKMIPTKPMVVETFSAYPPLGRFAVRDMRQTVAVGVIKSVEKKDPTGAKVTKAAAKKK; this comes from the exons ATGGGTAAGGAGAAGACTCACATTAACATTGTGGTCATCGGCCACGTTGACTCTGGCAAGTCGACCACCACTGGACACCTGATCTACAAGCTTGGAGGTATCGACAAGCGTGTGATCGAGAGGTTTGAGAAGGAAGCTGCAGAGATGAATAAGAGGTCGTTCAAGTATGCTTGGGTGCTGGACAAGCTCAAGGCTGAGCGTGAGAGAGGTATCACCATTGATATCGCCTTGTGGAAGTTTGAGACCACCAAGTACTACTGCACTGTCATCGATGCCCCTGGACACCGTGACTTCATCAAGAATATGATCACTGGTACCTCCCAGGCTGATTGTGCGGTCCTTATCATTGACTCCACCACCGGTGGTTTTGAGGCTGGTATCTCCAAGGACGGCCAGACACGTGAGCATGCTCTCCTTGCTTTCACTCTTGGAGTGAAGCAGATGATTTGCTGCTGCAACAAG ATGGATGCCACTACTCCCAAGTACTCGAAGGCCCGTTACGATGAGATTGTGAAGGAAGTCTCTTCCTACCTCAAGAAGGTTGGCTACAACCCTGACAAGATTCCCTTCGTTCCCATCTCTGGTTTTGAGGGTGACAACATGATTGAGAGGTCTACCAACCTTGACTGGTACAAGGGCCCAACCTTGCTTGAAGCTCTTGACCAGATCAACGAGCCCAAGAGGCCTTCAGACAAGCCCCTACGTCTCCCCCTTCAGGATGTGTACAAGATTGGTGGTATTGGCACTGTCCCGGTCGGTCGTGTTGAGACTGGTGTCCTCAAGCCTGGTATGGTTGTTACCTTTGGTCCCAGCGGCCTGACTACTGAGGTCAAGTCTGTTGAGATGCACCACGAAGCTCTCCAGGAGGCCCTTCCTGGTGACAATGTTGGTTTCAACGTGAAGAACGTTGCTGTTAAGGATATCAAGCGTGGGTATGTGGCCTCCAACTCTAAGGATGACCCTGCCAAGGAAGCTGCCAGCTTCACCTCCCAGGTCATCATCATGAACCACCCTGGGCAGATTGGCAACGGCTACGCCCCAGTCCTGGACTGCCACACCTCCCACATTGCTGTGAAGTTTGCTGAGCTCCTGACCAAGATCGACAGGCGGTCTGGCAAGGAGCTCGAGAAGGAGCCGAAGTTCCTGAAGAACGGTGATGCTGGTATGGTGAAGATGATTCCCACCAAGCCCATGGTTGTGGAGACCTTTTCCGCGTACCCTCCTCTTGGTCGTTTTGCCGTCCGTGACATGAGGCAGACGGTTGCTGTTGGAGTCATCAAGAGCGTGGAGAAGAAGGACCCGACCGGCGCCAAGGTGACCAAGGCTGCTGCCAAGAAGAAGTGA